The genomic interval TCGATGGCCACGCAGCCCACCGTGCCGATCCGGCTGTTGTCGTCCTCGGGAGGGGCTTGGGCTTCTTGGCCTTTAATTGGTTCGGTGTAGTCGATCTGATAACAAGCAAGAAGCAAGAAGGTTCAAAGGCCTCTTCATGCAGGAAAATTCTGTAGTTATTTCGGTAGTAAATTTGTGTAGGTTTGCAATATTATAACTCAAACTTATAGTTTTACAGTAGTTTTATTGAAATACAATTGCAGTTTTGTAATGTTCACTgtttttaacatatatacacTATGACGTTTCTTGTTTGGTTCTCTCTAAGCAATACATTATTTCTAAACTGTACAATTCGAGgttttaatcaaattttgaatcagATCTATATTGTTATTTCCGAGACATTTCATTATACAACTTGATATGGCAGAGTAGAGAGGGGATTCTGTATGTACTGCTCGCCTGCAATTAACCGGTGACAGAGGAATAACTGCAAACTGTATGCTTAGGGCATTTCTAACCCGATGACTAGGATggtgtccataacattaaataaattgccacataggatgaaaaataatgtggcaagtgaataaatgaggaaagagaatgaaatcatgtcttgcataagatatggtttctacacaacatccaagatatcatgtgagataagtaacattaaatttaagtgtgaaatagtgatgtttgtattggaagagtagtgtctagtactagtttcttgatattGGGAAGTTTATAGAAATCATATCTAGTGTTATAGGTTGAGAATGCCTTATCTTCTTACATACTAGTAGTATACTACTACACCATCTATGAACCTGTTAATGCCAGATTTTTGCAAATAGTTGTTAGTGATTGAAACGCGGtgaaagaccgaatcggataaTGAGGCGCGAATCGGCTGGAGGCAGGAAGTTGGATGCAAAGGgattgcagccgatagagtccaaATCGAACAAAGATGGAAGTCTGATTAAGCCAAAGCTTGGAGATAAGTTCGATATTTAACTGTGAGTCTGTGGAGATTAATTAGGGTTTATCTTGAAGTTTATTTAGGattttgttatttaattagagtccggaCAGTAAAATTAGTTAGTAGTAGATTCTTATACGGTTAGTTATTctcggggctataaatatatgtgtccggggtccttgtaaattatctctagatcaattcaacttggcgcatcgccttaaatcttcgacttgcttgagctctcggcgcggggtttgtctGCTTCGCAATATAAGTTCTAGTTCGtcaaacccgtcgatcaacttagacaaaactgtctcggttaaaaCCGATCTTCTGCCTGGGTGATCGGTGGCCTGAGTTCtactattattttaatttgttttagcttAAGGTAgtggtagttctcgatcaagtccttgTGAGTTCTTCTGTCTGATCTGTTCACATGAGTCTTGCTGATCTGATTCTGtcttggttcggtccgatcaattGGGTTTGCCAGGTTCATGTTATTGGATTAGATTGGGGGCTTGCGAGGGCTTATTGCCGGAGTCCTAGCCGACATTACCTCAAGTAATCTATTGAGTGATTTGTTAGTCTCATTGatcttatatttctatgattatatcaTGCTAGATTgcatattgtctcggttaggtctgatctatgtatgtctCGTGCGGTCTGTCCATAGAGatctgtccgatcggctgagtttAACGAATTGGTTGATGGATTACGCTGTTTTGCTATCTCGTTACACGCATGTTACAATATTCACCTGATGCTATGCGTggttatgcttagatctgtactgtctcgattaggttcaaTATTCTAGATTTGGTATAGGCATGCATGTCATtagttgttattgttttatgttgataattagtatagcattcTAGTATACGTGTATTTCCACGTTTAGTTCCGTATTGGCTGGTAAATACAAGTGCGATAAATACCGAAGTGGTCCGATCgaccaattaatcttaagactgtctcagTTAGTtctgatcttttaagattaatcggtTGCTTGGCCTATTTAGTGTTTATCCTGCTTTTGATTCAGCCGATTGGGCATGTTTTATAATTgttatcataaaattcctgtaaagccgatcgtctagtctatcggctagggtcctggagcGGTATCGACTATCCAGCCGATAGCGGTTTCGGGGttaactatttttcatgttatatcttgtcagttacaggatcaaactgactgacacacgcaatatttttaagaattaggtcctgcactggaagggtctaagattgattcctaaACCTatgtgtgtgaccgttgattgttattttcagcgccAACAGAACCACATGTAAATCACTTTGAAATTTGAACAGAATAGGGATACGATACCTAATCCAATCACCTGGTAGTTAGGACTTAGGACATGTGCTACCCCAAAGCTtagcagagagagagataaaGCCGTGGCAGTACCTGCACCCTGTTGGCTTCTCTTGCTTGTCTGAGCCTCTCTTTGTTTTCCTCCGTGATAAAGTGGCTTGGGTCCCTAGTCTCCACGCCCTGACAAGTTATCACCATAGTaaaattcttcttcttcctttttttttcgaaataaATGCATAAGGAAATTTCATGTAGTATCAAAACTTGGAAGTTCTCATAAGCTAAGTGGTGCACAGGATATGTGTGACACTCCATAATTTCCATTCATGCAACACGCCTGAATGAATGAACTCCAGTCAGTTGTCTCTAGGTAGtattaatatgaatatatgatcaaCCATTATGTACTAATTGCGCTAATTCCATTCGTTTtggaaaacataaatttacTCAAATGTAACCAGTTTAGGAGGCATTTTCCCTTCACATTTGCCATTTCTAAACAGAGCATAAGGAAGATCAAAGGAACATAATGTGGAGTTGAACTGAAGCACGTTGATTAGTGATTTACCGATCACTTTTCGAAAAGATAATCAGAGCAAAGAAAGTAGTGATGAGCTCAAGCACATACTCCAATCTGAATCTTCATTTTTTGTAAAACTGTAACTGCAATAGAGTGTTCAGTGTGCAGATTGAGATTGGCACCTGCTCCCTGGCGAAGGCCTCGGCGCCGTGGAAGGCGAGGTAGATGTGGGGCGTCTTCTCCATGACGAGCCTGGCCAGCGAGACGGCGTTGACGACGGTGGAGAGGCCGGAGACGGCGCCGCAGCGCATGGTGTTGCCGTCCATGACGCAGGCCTCCATCTCGACGGTGCCGTCGGTGGTGAGCACGGAGCCCACGCCGGCGTTGAAGTGCGGGCAGTCCTCCATCTCCCTCACCTGCGCCGCATATGAACCACCATGGATCATcatcgagcgagcgagcgagatcGAGAGGAGGAGGTAGTGTGTGATGTGCACGCACGACGAGCTCGACGACGTCGAGGGCGGGGTggccggcgcggagggcggcggtgccgaggtcgaggcagcggcggagcGTGGCGAGGCGGGGGTCCCTCCGGTGGGGCGGCAGCGAGCGCGGGAtgtccccggcgccgccgtgcagcGCGATCGCCCACCCCATGGAtccgatggatggatcgatagAGTGAGTGCGCGGCGCAGCAGCGAGCGAGCTGAGCCAACAAAAACTAGTAGTATATGCTCGATGGATGACGTCACGCCAACTGCCGCCACTAGTTAGTGCCCtagtggccggccggccactgACTCGATTGGCTTGTGGGCGGTGGGGTGaggtgacgacggcggggggggggggggggcacgtGGTTTGGCGGTGGCCGGTGCGGAGGATCGGCGACGGGGGTGATGAATCGGATGGGATCACGCGCCGTTGGATAGGGACGCGCCGAGAGAGAGACGACCCGACCTGAGCTGAGCCGTCAGACGACCAGCCCGAAGGTGTGGCACGACGTGACGTGGCCGGAGGCTCTGTTCGTTGGGttgggtggggtccaccttgGACGGCTGGTCctacttttcttttccttaaaGAAAGCCCATTCCAATCTCCGTTACAGCCAACTGCAAGTtataatttacttatttaatcTAATATACAATAactacctataaaacatatattaatatatatccgCGTGTCATTCATACGTTGTGTCTTGAAATTTGTGCTACAGCTAACTATAAATCTCTAACTTACTGCTCTTCTCTattatctccttaaaatatatttataactggattataacctgctattgtacctgctctcagTTGTAACTAGGGTTTTTGAAACCGCTGCTAGCTGCCACGCTCACCGCTATAGCCAGTCAAACCGCCGCGGTGCAGCTGTGGTTACCGACGATTTGattcgaataaaattttgattaaatttaaaaaaatgaaaaattctgtgaaaaaattcacaaaacattatggtaataaatatagagttgTGGGAGCAGTTTGGTACGTTTCTACGATAAATATAAGGCAGAACCGATTAAGTATGGTAAACATGCTAAAAGTTCTAGGAATGACACCATTCAGGTccaaattcagaaaataataTTGATTATATCAAAACcatttggtataaaaatacaacatatataatcTATAGACAAGATAAAAACACCACATATTATCTTACACATGGCAAGATAATATATGAGAAAAAGAAGGGGAAAACCCTTTGTTGATTGGAATTGCACTCAAAATCTATAGTCTGAAAGCTACGTTTTATAGCCAATGCACTAAAGcaatttataatagtttatgcattaattttaaatttcaattgCGTTATATATTCATTGTCAATTGGGAATTACCATTTGTAATTATTTTGAATGTCAATTAACAAACCTTATgccgaattttttttctaatttatcaattaatgtaTTCTACATGTACCAAGTACaccataatatttatttcctatttttcatattttttttgaaaattttaggacttttttatttatatttttattggaccaaACATGTCATGCTTTTGAGCCATAACCGCACAATAATCGCCTAAAATCACGTGGTTTTGTCAGGAAAACCGTGAAGAAACCACGAAGACCGTggagtttgaattcaaattgtttGAACAAATTTGTCATGGTTTTAGTGGTTACTGCACATTAACTACATGACAGGTGGGCAAAGGTAACAAATCCAATAGCGGCTTTGTAAACCCTAGTTATAAATGAGACCGATATTACTCCCTAGACTGAGTTTGAGAGAAGACAAAATGAGAATGTGAAAGACAAGATAAAAtcattaacatatgattagatgattattaattgtttcaaaaaataaaaaatagattaatataattttctaaagcaacttttctatacatatattaaaagaACATATTATTTGGCAGTTAGGAAAGTATATGGAGAAAATGAGGAACATTTTCCCTCAATCTCACTCAGTCGAACGCCCCCAAAATCGTAATCCTTTATACCAGTAAAGTTCATCCCCACATAATGTAGTTATTGCTAGTTCTCTATTCCTCCATGAAACCATATCACCTCAATTGTATGTAGCTTTTGAATCATTCATGTGTGTTGCAAATTGTCTACGCTCTCTAGCTATGCACACCATCTTATCCAATCAATTCGCAGCATTTTTTAGTGTCATCTCAATCATTATTTGTACCATTTGCGCTCTTAGGAAAAAGATTTGCTctgatccaacaaaaagtatctcgaagtaccaaatcgtttttcaccattggatctagctgaataGGATGTGCaccgttagatccaacgatcagaaatgatttggtacctcgaggtatcgaAGCAAATCTCTGGGAAGAAACATTATCTTAATATTCTTAGCACCGTACGATTTAACAACAAAGCAAACTTCATGTTTACTTACATCATACAAGTTCAGTGCAGCAAAGCACACCACAACTTTGAGAACGGTCCCTGGATCAAATTTGGATGGTTTTAACCACAGTGACGATGCTATGGCTGGCATTTGACCGACCATATCCCATCCTAGCCGGGTTGCCAAATGATGATAAAAtcagaaagagagaaaaaaa from Oryza brachyantha chromosome 3, ObraRS2, whole genome shotgun sequence carries:
- the LOC102702736 gene encoding isoaspartyl peptidase/L-asparaginase 1 produces the protein MGWAIALHGGAGDIPRSLPPHRRDPRLATLRRCLDLGTAALRAGHPALDVVELVVREMEDCPHFNAGVGSVLTTDGTVEMEACVMDGNTMRCGAVSGLSTVVNAVSLARLVMEKTPHIYLAFHGAEAFAREQGVETRDPSHFITEENKERLRQAREANRVQIDYTEPIKGQEAQAPPEDDNSRIGTVGCVAIDSAGNLATATSTGGLVNKMVGRIGDTPVIGAGTYANRLCAVSATGKGEAIIRHTVARDVAAVMEHAGLSLQDAAARVVAGVPPGNVGLVAVSAAGEVSMVYNTTGMFRACATEGGRSEVGIWPDDDDDGAR